Within the Desulforegula conservatrix Mb1Pa genome, the region GAAAAAAAAGTACATGAGATTACAAGGGAAATACTTTTGAAGATTAATTTTTCAGGAATGAAACAGATCCTGGATTTTTATGATCTTTGGCAGTACAGGGTATAAATGTATTTCTCGGCTGTAAAAATGACGTGCATGACAAAAAAAAATATTACGGGCTTGACAATCAAAAAAGTCTGCATAGATTATTGTCGAAAATAAGGTTTGCTGATTGAAATGCTAACCATTTGTTATTGTTAGGTTGTTATTGTTTTAAAAATTAATTATTGGGGGTTTGGTTATGCCGATATATGAATATCAGTGCGAAAAATGCGGCATGAGTGTAGAAGTTCTGCAGAAGATAAGCGACAAGCCGCTTGAAGTCTGTGAGAAATGTGCCGGGAAAATGGGCAGGATTATTTCCCAAAGCTCATTCCATCTCAAGGGTGGCGGATGGTATGTAACAGACTACGCAGGATCTTCACGTCCAGGTACCTCTGTTCCTCCATCTTCCATTGGCTCGGACTCTTCTTCCGGGTCATCATCTTAAGTAATATTAGGTGTCTGTATAATAGAGCTGAAGATAATTATGTTTATAATTCTTTAAAACCATCAATATACTATAATTTCTGAACTGAAAAAGGAGATATTTAAAGATGAAAATCAGACCTTTGCATGATCGTATTGTTGTCCAAAGGACCGCAGAAGCCACAACAACCAAGGGTGGTATTATAATTCCTGACACTGCCAAGGAGAAGCCGGCAGAAGGTAAGGTAATAGCGGTTGGCAACGGCCGTATTGCAGATGATGGCAAGGTTGTTCCAATGGAGCTCAAAGTTGGTGACCGTATTCTTTTCAGTAAATACGGCGGTCATGAAGTAAAAATTGACGGTGATGAATTTCTTATCATGAGCCAGGATGACGTTTACGGCGTGATTGAAGATTAATATCCTTCTTCTTAAAGTTTGTGCACATCTGATTAATAAATAAAAAAATCAATAATTTGGAGATATTTATGGCTGCAAAGATTATCAAATACGGTGCAGATGCCAGAGTGGCTATGCTTAAAGGTGTTCAGACCCTTGCTGATGCTGTTGTTGTTACACTTGGCCCAAAAGGTCGTAATGTTGTTATTGAAAAATCCTGGGGTTCCCCGACCGTAACAAAAGATGGCGTTACCGTTGCCAAGGAAATAGAGCTTGAAGACAAGTTTGAGAATATGGGCGCTCAAATGGTAAAAGAAGTTGCCAGCAAAACCAGCGATATGGCTGGTGACGGCACAACCACTGCAACTGTTCTTGCAAGAGCAATATATGAAGAAGGTCAGAAGCTTGTTGTGGCGGGAAATAACCCGATGTCCATCAAGCGCGGCATTGATAGGGCTGTTGAGACCGTTGTAAAAGAACTTGCCAAGATGAGCAAGCCTACCAAAGATCAGCGTGAAATTGCCCAGGTTGGTACCATCTCTGCAAACAGTGATGAAACCATTGGGAACATCATTGCGGAAGCCATGAGCAAAGTCGGCAAAGAAGGCGTAATCACCGTTGAAGAAGCTAAATCAATGGAAACCACACTTGAAGTTGTTGAAGGTATGCAGTTCGATCGTGGTTACCTTTCGCCTTATTTTGTAACTGACTCTGAAAAAATGGTGGTTTCCCTTGAAAATCCTTTTATCCTTCTTTGTGAAAAGAAGGTCAGCAGCATGAAGGATCTTCTTCCTGTTCTTGAGCAGGTAGCAAAAATGGGCAGACCTCTTCTTATAGTTGCTGAAGATGTTGACGGTGAAGCACTTGCAACCCTCGTTGTAAACAAGCTCCGCGGCGTTCTTAATGTTGCGGCTGTTAAGGCTCCTGGTTTTGGTGACAGAAGAAAGGCAATGCTTGAAGATATTGCAGTTCTCACCGGTGGTCAGGTTGTTTCAGAAGATATGGGCATCAAGCTTGACAATATCACTCTTGAAGATCTCGGCCGTGCAAAAACCGTTACAATCGACAAAGACAACACAACGATTGTGGATGGCGCAGGCGCTCGCGCTGCTCTTGAAGCAAGAGTAAAGCAGATTCGCGCCCAGGTTGAGGAAACATCTTCTGATTATGATCGTGAAAAACTTCAGGAAAGACTTGCAAAGCTCATTGGCGGCGTAGCTGTTATCAATGTTGGTGCTGCGACTGAAACTGAAATGAAAGAAAAGAAAGCACGAGTTGAAGATGCTCTTAACGCTACCCGCGCAGCTGTGGAAGAAGGCATAGTTCCTGGAGGCGGTGTGGCTCTTGTTCGTTGCCTTTCCGTTCTTGGACAGCTTAAGGAAGCAACTGAAGGCGAAGAAAGACTTGGCGTTCAGGTTGTTATCCGTGCGATTGAAGAACCTCTCCGTCAGATTGCAAATAATGCCGGAGTAGAAGGATCTGTTGTAATTGACAAGGTTAAGAACTCAGAAGGCTCTTTCGGATATAATGCGGCTTGTGACAAGTATGAAGATCTTATCGCTGCAGGCGTAATTGATCCTACAAAAGTTGTTCGTTTTGCAATCCAGAATGCTGCAAGCGTTGCTTCACTGATGCTTACAACCGAAGCTATGATCTCTGAGAAAGTAGATGATAAGGCGCCTATGGGGCATCCAGGCGCTGGCATGGGCGGTATGGGCGGCATGATGTAATAAATAGCCCTGCCTCTCAATATTAAGTATTCAACCTTCATGCCCACCGCAAGGTGTGCGTGAAGGTTTTTTTTTGATTAAATAAGCACTAAAATTAAAATCATTGTTGATTACTGCGCCCTGTATTGCTATCAGTATCTTTTTGAAAATTTTAAATTGTTTTGTTGAATTTTTTCAGTTGTTGCACTATTTGCAATTTGCCGATGGTGATCAGCATCTGAGATTAAAAGTGGTAAAATCAAATAAATTTTTTATGTTACTTAGCGTATAATTCCGGGGATAAAAATGGGAGCTCCACAAAGTTTAAATTTTCTTGAAATCATAATGGGTTCAGGACTTGTTGTTCAGATGGTCCTTATGATCCTTGTATTTTTTTCTCTGACATCCTGGACAATCATATTCATGAAGTTCAGGATGATAAAAAGAGCTTATCATGAGTCAGTAGAATTCAACGAAACCTTTTGGAAGAGCCGAAATCTTGCAGAAGCATATGCAATGGCAAAACGGCTTAACTATAGTCCTGTTGCCAGGGTTTTCAAGGTCGGTTACCTGGAAATAAAAAAAATAAGCCAGGGTGCGATCAGTGACAAGAAGGAGGTCGGTGAATCTGGCTTATACATAGATGACAGCGGTATGGATGCCATTACCCGTTCACTCAGAAGAGCCAGTACATCAGAGATAACCCGACTGAATCAGTTTGTTGCTTTCCTTGCTACGGCAGGCAATACCGCCCCTTTCATAGGCCTTTTCGGGACAGTATGGGGGATCATGAATTCCTTCCACAATATAGGCCTCACCGGATCAGCGTCTCTTGCAGCTGTCGCCCCAGGTATTTCTGAAGCTTTGATTGCAACGGCTGTTGGTCTTGGTGTTGCCATTCCATCTGTTATAGGCTTTAACTTTTTTAACCAGAAGATTCGTGTAATAAGCTCTGAAATGGAAAACTTTTCAGCGGATTTCCTTAATATCATAGAACACGACATAATGAGGAGAAGGAAGTAGCCATGGGCTTCAGCGCAAACAGCGGTGATGACAATCTTATGTCTGAAATAAACGTCACTCCATTTGTTGACGTTATGCTGGTTCTACTTATTATTTTCATGGTTACGGCTCCAATGATGGCCCAAGGCATAAATGTCGCTCTTCCCCAGGCCACGGCCGAGGCTCTGCCGTCTGACAACACCGAAATAATTGTCTCACTGGACAAGGATGGGAAGGTCTTTATCAATGAAACCCAGGTGGCTATTGAGCTTCTTCAGAAGAATATCAAGGATGCTGTAGCTGCCAAACCAGATAAAAAAGTATATCTTAACGCTGATAAGAGGGTGCCTTACGGAGATGTTGTCAAGGTGATGGCTGAAGTAAAAGCCGCGGGCATTGAGAAACTGGGTATGGTTACCCAGCCTGAGGAAGATAAGAAATCCAATTAGGATATGCAGGTTTAATCAATGTCTGATCGTTCATCAATGCTAAATGATACAGGCGATACATCCCAGTTTTTTGTATGGGGATTCGTGTCTGTTATTCTCCATGCTTTCATAGTAGCAGGTATGTTTTATCTGCCGGAATTAAATATTCCGGAGATTAAACAGACGGTCATTACCGTAGATCTATCCACAATGCCCTCTCTGGAGCCTCCTGCAAAAAAGAAGGGGGCTCTTAACCCAAAGGCTTCTCCAAATGCTGAAAAACCTGCCGCTGAAAGCGGAGCTCCTGTTGAAAAAGAAGCCCCCCCTCCAAAGGGAGATATAGAAAAAGCTCCTCCTCCAAAGCCAGATCCTGAACCTAAAAAAGAGGCTCCACCGCCTCCCAAGGAACCACAAAAACCGAAACCAGAACCAAAGGTAGAGGAAAAGAAGCCAAAAGAGGTTCCCAAGGAAGATGTGATATCCACAAAGCCGAAGAAGGAAGAGAAAAAAGAAGAAAAGAAAGAACCTGAAAAGGAAAAGCCACCTGAGGTTAAGGAGGATAGCAAGGATGCAAAAAAAGACGCAAAAGATGATAAAACACCGGCCGACAAAGAACCTTTAGATAAAGAATCTAAGGAAAAAGATACCAAGGGTAAAGAGCCAAAAAAAGACGGAAAAGTCGGTGAAAAAGACGGCTCTGAAAAATCGGATGCCTTGGCCCGTATGAGAAAAAAAGCGGCTCTTAAGGCGGCGGCAAGCAAGGCCGCTGGCGTCGGCGAAGGTGATGGCGGTGAAGAGGGTGATCCCCGTGGGAGTGAGAAAGGCTCGGTTCACGGAGTCGAAGGCGGTTCGGAAAAGGGTGGTGTTTCAGCAAGCGTTGCAGATTTTTATTTTTATGAGATTGCAAGGTATTTGGGTAAAAATTGGATTTTTGCGGATACTGTTTCTAATAACAAAGGATTGGAGGCTCTGGTTATATTGTCCGTTCTGCCAAGCGGAGAGCTCAAGGAACCACCTTTGTTCAAGAAAAGATCCGGTAATTCCTATTTTGATGATACCGTTTACCGCACTATCATGAAAACAGTACCATTTCCCGGTTTTCCCCAAGGGATAAAGCAGGATGTTATGGTAGGAGAGTTTCGTTTTACTCCAGATGGAATTAAGTGAGGTAGTATTTTATGGAAATTAAAAGGCTTTTTTTAGGGATTTATGTTGCATTGTTTTTGACAGCTGCAAGTTCAATATGTTACGGATATTATGAAGTGAATCCATCTGCGAACAAGAAGATTCCTCTCGCAGTTGCGGGAATAGATCCGATGCAGGGCGATTCTGATTCATCCGGTGATGCCGGAAATGTCAGGCAGCTGCTTTCTGACACCTTGGCTTTTACAGGGTATTTTAACGTTCTTGCTTTCAGCCAGCTGGGAGATGAGCCTGGCGGTCTTGACGAGGCCTCGGTAAATTTCAAGAAATGGACGGGCGCAGGAGCTGAATTAATGGTTTCCGGAGGCGTTAAATTATCAGGCGGACAGATTCAGATGGATCTTGTTCTGTTTGATACTTTCCAGGGAAAGCGGTTGCTTGCCAAACGC harbors:
- the groES gene encoding co-chaperone GroES, giving the protein MKIRPLHDRIVVQRTAEATTTKGGIIIPDTAKEKPAEGKVIAVGNGRIADDGKVVPMELKVGDRILFSKYGGHEVKIDGDEFLIMSQDDVYGVIED
- the tolR gene encoding protein TolR produces the protein MGFSANSGDDNLMSEINVTPFVDVMLVLLIIFMVTAPMMAQGINVALPQATAEALPSDNTEIIVSLDKDGKVFINETQVAIELLQKNIKDAVAAKPDKKVYLNADKRVPYGDVVKVMAEVKAAGIEKLGMVTQPEEDKKSN
- the tolQ gene encoding protein TolQ, producing the protein MGAPQSLNFLEIIMGSGLVVQMVLMILVFFSLTSWTIIFMKFRMIKRAYHESVEFNETFWKSRNLAEAYAMAKRLNYSPVARVFKVGYLEIKKISQGAISDKKEVGESGLYIDDSGMDAITRSLRRASTSEITRLNQFVAFLATAGNTAPFIGLFGTVWGIMNSFHNIGLTGSASLAAVAPGISEALIATAVGLGVAIPSVIGFNFFNQKIRVISSEMENFSADFLNIIEHDIMRRRK
- a CDS encoding FmdB family zinc ribbon protein, whose amino-acid sequence is MPIYEYQCEKCGMSVEVLQKISDKPLEVCEKCAGKMGRIISQSSFHLKGGGWYVTDYAGSSRPGTSVPPSSIGSDSSSGSSS
- the groL gene encoding chaperonin GroEL (60 kDa chaperone family; promotes refolding of misfolded polypeptides especially under stressful conditions; forms two stacked rings of heptamers to form a barrel-shaped 14mer; ends can be capped by GroES; misfolded proteins enter the barrel where they are refolded when GroES binds) produces the protein MAAKIIKYGADARVAMLKGVQTLADAVVVTLGPKGRNVVIEKSWGSPTVTKDGVTVAKEIELEDKFENMGAQMVKEVASKTSDMAGDGTTTATVLARAIYEEGQKLVVAGNNPMSIKRGIDRAVETVVKELAKMSKPTKDQREIAQVGTISANSDETIGNIIAEAMSKVGKEGVITVEEAKSMETTLEVVEGMQFDRGYLSPYFVTDSEKMVVSLENPFILLCEKKVSSMKDLLPVLEQVAKMGRPLLIVAEDVDGEALATLVVNKLRGVLNVAAVKAPGFGDRRKAMLEDIAVLTGGQVVSEDMGIKLDNITLEDLGRAKTVTIDKDNTTIVDGAGARAALEARVKQIRAQVEETSSDYDREKLQERLAKLIGGVAVINVGAATETEMKEKKARVEDALNATRAAVEEGIVPGGGVALVRCLSVLGQLKEATEGEERLGVQVVIRAIEEPLRQIANNAGVEGSVVIDKVKNSEGSFGYNAACDKYEDLIAAGVIDPTKVVRFAIQNAASVASLMLTTEAMISEKVDDKAPMGHPGAGMGGMGGMM
- a CDS encoding TonB C-terminal domain-containing protein yields the protein MSDRSSMLNDTGDTSQFFVWGFVSVILHAFIVAGMFYLPELNIPEIKQTVITVDLSTMPSLEPPAKKKGALNPKASPNAEKPAAESGAPVEKEAPPPKGDIEKAPPPKPDPEPKKEAPPPPKEPQKPKPEPKVEEKKPKEVPKEDVISTKPKKEEKKEEKKEPEKEKPPEVKEDSKDAKKDAKDDKTPADKEPLDKESKEKDTKGKEPKKDGKVGEKDGSEKSDALARMRKKAALKAAASKAAGVGEGDGGEEGDPRGSEKGSVHGVEGGSEKGGVSASVADFYFYEIARYLGKNWIFADTVSNNKGLEALVILSVLPSGELKEPPLFKKRSGNSYFDDTVYRTIMKTVPFPGFPQGIKQDVMVGEFRFTPDGIK